A DNA window from Hordeum vulgare subsp. vulgare chromosome 1H, MorexV3_pseudomolecules_assembly, whole genome shotgun sequence contains the following coding sequences:
- the LOC123395787 gene encoding gamma-hordein-1 — protein sequence MKILIILTILAMATTFATSEMQVNPSVQVQPTQQQPYPESQQPFISQSQQQFPQPQQPFPQQPQQPFPQSQQQCLQQPQHQFPQPTQQFPQRPLLPFTHPFLPFPDQLLPQPPHQSFPQPPQSYPQPLLQPFPQPPQQKYPEQPQQPFPWQQPTIQLYLQQQLNPCKEFLLQQCRPVSLLSYLWSKILQQSSCRVMQQQCCLQLAQIPEQYKCTAIDSIVHAIFMQQGQRQGVQIVQQQPQPQQVGQCVLVQGQGVVQPQQLAQMEAIRTLVLQSVPSMCNFNVPPNCSTIKAPFVGVVSGVGGQ from the coding sequence ATGAAGATCTTAATCATCCTTACAATCCTTGCCATGGCGACTACCTTCGCCACCTCTGAGATGCAAGTCAACCCTAGTGTCCAAGTACAACCGACACAACAACAACCATATCCCGAGTCTCAGCAACCATTCATCAGTCAATCACAACAACAATTTCCCCAGCCACAACAACCATTCCCTCAGCAACCACAACAGCCATTTCCTCAATCCCAGCAACAATGCCTCCAGCAACCACAACACCAATTTCCCCAACCCACACAACAATTCCCCCAACGGCCACTACTACCGTTTACCCACCCGTTCCTACCATTCCCCGACCAACTACTCCCTCAGCCACCACACCAATCATTCCCCCAGCCCCCACAATCATACCCTCAGCCACTGTTACAACCTTTTCCTCAGCCCCCGCAACAAAAATATCCcgagcaaccacaacaaccatttcCTTGGCAACAACCAACTATTCAGCTATATCTCCAACAACAACTGAATCCGTGCAAGGAGTTTCTCTTGCAACAGTGCAGGCCTGTGTCATTGTTATCTTACCTCTGGTCAAAGATCTTGCAACAGAGCAGTTGTCGGGTGATGCAGCAACAATGTTGCCTGCAATTGGCACAGATCCCTGAACAATACAAATGCACAGCAATCGATAGCATTGtgcatgccatcttcatgcagcaAGGCCAAAGACAAGGCGTGCAGATCGTGCAACAACAACCTCAGCCGCAACAGGTGGGTCAATGTGTGCTCGTCCAGGGTCAGGGCGTCGTCCAACCGCAACAACTAGCTCAAATGGAAGCAATCAGAACGTTGGTGTTGCAGTCCGTTCCATCCATGTGCAACTTTAATGTCCCACCTAACTGCTCCACCATCAAAGCACCATTTGTTGGTGTAGTCTCCGGTGTTGGAGGACAATGA